From the genome of Candidatus Defluviilinea proxima:
TCATGTTTGACGAACCTCTTGGTGCATTAGATCGTTCCTTGCGCGAAGACCTGCTCAACGAATTACGATCCATTTTGCACCAAACCAAAATCCCTGCAATCTATGTGACTCACGACCAAGAGGAAGCCTTTACCATCGCAGATAGAGTCTTGATTCTCCATGATGGCACCATTGTCCGTGAGGGGACTCCCGACGAGGTATGGGCAAATCCGCAGTCAGCGTATGTAGCGGAGTTTCTTGGTTTGGGAAATATCCTCGATGGGGAAGTGGTTACAGAAGTGGTGAATGCAGAAGACAGGATGATGAATGTCAAAACCACGTATGGTTCATTTGATGTAAGATGTGAGAAAAAGGTCTCAAAGGGAGAAAAAGTTAAATTATTGGCGCGCCCATTTGAGGTCAAGGATGAGGCGAATGTCATCTCGGGAGTTGTCACTGACGTGATATTCCAGCACGACCGATACAAAGTCACATTGGATAATGGATTGTATGTTTATTTGAGTGAAAAGCCAAAGATCGGCAAGAAGATTTCCGTGCAGGTTAAGGTAGAATGTCTCGCATGAGAATTAAGGTACAGAAAAAGAATCCCGCTGGTGAAGTGACCTATCAATACGAAGGCGATTTAGTG
Proteins encoded in this window:
- a CDS encoding ABC transporter ATP-binding protein translates to MLELRHIFKNYEGKPLLKDISFKLDSGETICLLGASGSGKSTLLRMIVGLENPNSGSILFNDIDLASTPPHLRDFGLVFQDYALFPHLNVNDNVAFGLKMRRLGQAEINERVANSLELVNLQDFGKRKVTDLSGGEQQRVALARALAIRPRLLMFDEPLGALDRSLREDLLNELRSILHQTKIPAIYVTHDQEEAFTIADRVLILHDGTIVREGTPDEVWANPQSAYVAEFLGLGNILDGEVVTEVVNAEDRMMNVKTTYGSFDVRCEKKVSKGEKVKLLARPFEVKDEANVISGVVTDVIFQHDRYKVTLDNGLYVYLSEKPKIGKKISVQVKVECLA